In Micromonospora sp. WMMA1363, a genomic segment contains:
- a CDS encoding IS256 family transposase gives MLVDRARGDGLKLTGEGGLLQQLTKRVLESALDGEITDHVGYDKHDPAGRGSGNTRNGSRTKTVLTDVGPVEVRVPRDAAGTFEPQIVRKRQRRLTGVDDMVLSLSAKGLTHGEIAAHLAEVYGAEVSKQTISTITDKVMDGMAEWQNRPLDRVYPVVFIDAINVKIRDGQVANRPIYLAMAVTVDGHRDILGIWAGDGGEGAKYWLHVLTELKNRGVADVLMLVCDGLKGLPETVETVWPRTIVQTCVVHLLRNSFRYAARQDWDKIAKALRPVYTAATEDAATERFLEFAEAWGRKYPAIVKLWENAWAEFVPFLAFDVEIRKVICSTNAIESVNARIRRAVRARGHFPNEQAALKCVYMALMSLDPTGAGRRRWTIRWKAPLNAFQIAFEGRLTPANN, from the coding sequence ATGCTGGTCGATCGGGCTCGTGGTGACGGGTTGAAGCTGACCGGCGAGGGTGGGCTGCTGCAGCAGCTGACGAAGCGGGTCCTCGAGTCGGCGTTGGATGGGGAGATCACCGACCACGTCGGCTACGACAAGCACGACCCGGCGGGTCGGGGTAGCGGGAACACCCGTAACGGCAGCCGGACCAAGACGGTGCTCACCGACGTCGGGCCGGTCGAGGTGCGGGTCCCACGCGACGCCGCCGGGACGTTCGAGCCGCAGATCGTGCGTAAGCGGCAGCGGCGTCTGACCGGCGTCGACGACATGGTCCTGTCGCTGTCGGCCAAGGGCCTGACCCACGGCGAGATCGCCGCGCACCTGGCTGAGGTCTACGGCGCTGAGGTGTCGAAGCAGACCATCTCCACGATCACCGACAAGGTCATGGACGGCATGGCCGAGTGGCAGAACCGGCCCCTGGACCGGGTCTACCCGGTCGTGTTCATCGACGCCATCAACGTCAAGATCAGGGACGGTCAGGTCGCGAACCGGCCGATCTACCTCGCGATGGCGGTCACCGTCGACGGCCACCGCGACATCCTCGGTATCTGGGCCGGTGACGGCGGCGAGGGCGCCAAGTACTGGCTGCACGTGCTCACCGAGTTGAAGAACCGCGGCGTGGCCGACGTGCTGATGCTGGTCTGTGACGGGCTCAAGGGACTGCCGGAGACGGTGGAGACGGTGTGGCCGCGCACGATCGTGCAGACGTGTGTGGTGCACCTGCTGCGCAACTCGTTCCGCTACGCCGCCCGGCAGGACTGGGACAAGATCGCCAAAGCGCTGCGGCCGGTCTACACCGCGGCGACCGAGGACGCCGCCACCGAGCGGTTCCTCGAGTTCGCCGAGGCGTGGGGCCGTAAGTATCCGGCGATCGTGAAGCTGTGGGAGAACGCGTGGGCGGAGTTCGTGCCGTTCCTCGCCTTCGACGTGGAGATCCGCAAGGTCATCTGCTCCACGAACGCGATCGAGTCCGTCAACGCCCGTATCCGCAGGGCCGTGCGAGCTCGTGGCCACTTCCCGAACGAGCAGGCCGCACTCAAGTGCGTCTACATGGCCTTGATGAGCCTCGACCCGACCGGAGCCGGCCGCCGACGCTGGACCATACGCTGGAAAGCACCACTGAACGCCTTCCAGATCGCCTTCGAAGGCCGGCTCACCCCGGCCAACAACTGA
- a CDS encoding IS1380 family transposase gives MSKSSGWDQRLQVAAGGKGLVGHAGAVLLRRCADRTGLAWALNAVLPRGAGPGWWDRGTVLICLATAIVLGATSMSDIGLLAHQALVFAEPPSEATVRRALAGLDETALRRIAKARAKARARVWELLERRPQGFPWLLVAGKLLTGWVVIDLDATLITAHSDKQGAAATFKKGFGFHPLGAWCANTSESLAMLLRPGNAGSNTVVDHIRVLGEAVAQLPVRYRRKILVRVDGAGATHDLVTHLEQMNRLWRSVKFTVGWTITDADETAIAVLPADAWTSSLEPDGNATDQAQVAELTGLNQRVGNWIDGLRLIVRRTRPSTRHVRNLTDLEKRTGWRYAIVATNIRRIHGVAGSHQPQWLDVLHRSHAGVEDQVRTNKAMGLRNLPSKAWTVNRGWVLAANIAADLAACTRLLGLHDQPDLADAEPGTLRYRLLHLPAKLASHARRKILSIPDTWPWAEAFQLCWHRLVLQRRVVASGADHSLVGCGGCAGGRVVGCRVGGVVLPVRASV, from the coding sequence GTGAGTAAGAGTAGCGGGTGGGATCAGCGGCTGCAGGTCGCGGCGGGTGGGAAGGGTTTGGTCGGGCATGCCGGCGCGGTTTTGCTGCGGCGGTGCGCGGACCGGACCGGGCTGGCCTGGGCGTTGAACGCGGTGCTGCCTCGCGGTGCGGGGCCGGGGTGGTGGGACCGGGGCACGGTCTTGATCTGCCTGGCGACCGCGATCGTGCTCGGCGCGACCAGCATGTCCGACATCGGGCTGCTCGCCCATCAGGCGCTGGTGTTCGCCGAGCCACCGTCGGAAGCGACCGTGCGCCGTGCTCTGGCCGGCCTCGACGAGACCGCCCTGCGCCGGATCGCCAAGGCGCGGGCGAAGGCCCGCGCCCGGGTCTGGGAGCTTCTCGAGCGCCGGCCGCAGGGGTTTCCGTGGCTGCTGGTGGCGGGCAAGCTGCTGACCGGGTGGGTGGTCATCGATCTGGACGCCACCCTGATCACCGCTCACTCCGACAAGCAGGGCGCGGCGGCCACGTTCAAGAAAGGCTTCGGGTTCCACCCCCTCGGGGCGTGGTGCGCGAACACCAGTGAGAGCCTGGCCATGCTGCTGCGGCCGGGCAACGCCGGCTCGAACACCGTGGTTGATCACATCCGGGTGTTGGGTGAGGCGGTCGCCCAACTGCCGGTCAGATACCGGCGCAAGATCCTGGTGCGGGTCGACGGGGCCGGCGCCACCCACGACCTGGTGACCCACCTGGAGCAGATGAACCGGCTGTGGCGCAGCGTGAAGTTCACTGTCGGCTGGACGATCACCGACGCCGACGAGACCGCGATCGCCGTGCTGCCCGCCGATGCCTGGACCAGCAGCCTCGAACCCGACGGTAATGCCACCGATCAGGCGCAGGTCGCCGAGCTGACCGGCCTCAACCAGCGGGTCGGCAACTGGATCGACGGGCTACGGCTGATCGTGCGGCGGACCAGACCGTCCACCCGACACGTCAGGAACCTAACCGACCTGGAGAAACGTACCGGCTGGCGGTACGCGATCGTCGCCACCAACATCCGCCGCATCCACGGCGTGGCCGGCTCTCACCAGCCGCAATGGCTCGACGTGCTGCACCGTTCGCACGCCGGAGTGGAAGATCAGGTGCGCACGAACAAGGCCATGGGCCTGCGAAACCTGCCCTCGAAGGCCTGGACCGTCAACCGCGGCTGGGTCCTAGCCGCGAACATCGCCGCCGATCTGGCCGCCTGCACCCGACTGCTCGGCCTGCACGACCAGCCCGACCTCGCCGACGCCGAACCCGGCACCCTGCGCTACCGGCTGCTGCACCTACCCGCCAAGCTGGCCAGCCACGCCCGCCGGAAGATCCTGTCCATCCCCGACACCTGGCCCTGGGCTGAGGCGTTCCAACTCTGCTGGCACCGCCTAGTACTGCAACGGCGGGTCGTAGCTTCGGGTGCTGATCATTCGTTGGTTGGTTGTGGTGGATGCGCGGGTGGTCGGGTCGTGGGATGCCGGGTTGGAGGAGTTGTTCTTCCGGTTCGCGCATCGGTTTGA
- the ltrA gene encoding group II intron reverse transcriptase/maturase: MSPSKPAVERSGRSARIGENAFEAGELSLWEQMLTPQNLGRALKRVESNRGAPGVDGLATHELRGWLRQHWGQVRAALDAGTYQPQPVRRVVIPKPGGGSRNLGVPTVLDRLIQQAIAQVLTPIFDPHFSGASFGFRPGKSAHRAVRVARRAVADGLRWVVDVDLDRFFDRVQFDTLMARVARKVDDRKLLKLIRRYLEAGVMVDGVKLATEEGTPQGSPLSPILSNIMLDDLDRELWQRGHRFVRYADDIRVFVRSERAAQRVLGSVTKVIEERLKLKVNQDKSSVRPAPKATLLGFGFYCSKSEVRIRVDPKAVLRLKQRLRQLTRRNWRVPMGRRIEELNGFILGWMGYFRLVGTPSVFRRVDAWLHRRLRQVRWKEWKLPKRRVRALKSLGIPTGQAHQWGNSHRGHWRMARSTALSVALPGAYWDNLGLHRLFQLWQRFNQAA, encoded by the coding sequence GTGAGTCCGTCAAAGCCTGCGGTGGAGCGTAGCGGCCGGTCGGCGCGCATTGGGGAGAACGCCTTCGAGGCCGGGGAGCTGTCGTTGTGGGAGCAGATGCTCACGCCGCAGAATCTTGGCCGGGCGCTGAAGCGTGTGGAGTCCAATCGGGGTGCACCCGGTGTGGATGGCCTGGCCACGCACGAGCTTCGTGGGTGGCTACGTCAGCACTGGGGGCAGGTCCGGGCGGCTCTGGACGCGGGCACGTACCAGCCGCAGCCGGTACGCCGGGTGGTGATCCCCAAGCCCGGGGGCGGTTCGCGGAATCTGGGTGTGCCCACGGTGCTGGACCGGTTGATCCAGCAGGCGATCGCGCAGGTACTCACGCCGATCTTCGACCCGCATTTCAGCGGTGCCAGCTTCGGGTTTCGTCCCGGCAAGTCCGCCCACCGGGCGGTACGGGTCGCGCGGCGAGCGGTCGCTGACGGGCTGCGCTGGGTCGTCGATGTCGATCTGGACCGGTTCTTCGACCGGGTTCAGTTCGACACGCTGATGGCGCGGGTGGCTCGCAAGGTTGACGACCGTAAGCTGCTCAAGCTCATCCGCCGGTACCTGGAAGCCGGGGTGATGGTCGACGGGGTCAAACTGGCGACCGAGGAGGGAACGCCGCAAGGCTCCCCGCTCTCGCCGATCTTGTCGAACATCATGCTCGACGACTTGGACCGGGAGCTGTGGCAGCGCGGTCACCGGTTCGTCCGCTACGCCGACGATATTCGCGTGTTCGTGCGCAGCGAACGAGCCGCCCAAAGGGTGCTCGGCTCGGTCACGAAGGTGATCGAGGAGCGGCTCAAGCTCAAGGTGAACCAGGACAAGTCCTCGGTGCGCCCGGCTCCGAAGGCGACGCTACTCGGATTCGGGTTCTACTGTTCTAAATCTGAGGTCAGGATCCGGGTCGATCCCAAGGCGGTGCTGCGGCTCAAGCAGCGGCTGCGCCAACTGACCCGCCGAAACTGGCGGGTGCCGATGGGCAGGCGGATCGAGGAACTCAACGGGTTCATCCTCGGGTGGATGGGCTACTTCCGTCTGGTCGGCACACCCAGCGTGTTCCGTCGGGTGGATGCCTGGCTACACCGCCGGCTACGGCAGGTGCGCTGGAAGGAGTGGAAACTTCCGAAACGCAGAGTGCGGGCCCTCAAGTCGCTGGGGATCCCGACTGGCCAAGCCCACCAATGGGGCAACAGCCACCGGGGCCACTGGCGTATGGCGAGGTCGACCGCGCTCAGCGTCGCCCTGCCCGGTGCCTACTGGGACAACCTCGGCCTGCACCGGCTCTTCCAACTCTGGCAACGATTCAACCAAGCGGCTTAA
- a CDS encoding IS3 family transposase has translation MTFIDEHRDQFAVALLLRVLNIGASTYYAWVKQAEAPCDRDVVDLGLISNIHEIWETSGRTYGADRVHRQLRRDGIYVGRKRVERLMTQQGWQGAFLRRGWRGGSTRQDPRHTPAPDLVGRQFTATGPNRLWVADATRIPCGEGVFWLAAVRDVFSRRIVGWKTSNRCDTDLILAALEYGIWSRDVRDGQLIHHSDRGSNYTSFRFAERLQDNGILPSMGSVGDSYDNALMENFWSTLKIELVYRTSWRTRDEAENAIFAYIDGWYNTRRIQKELGYLSPNEYETAWHTHQRQPAEPPIATPAPAGSR, from the coding sequence ATGACGTTCATTGATGAACACCGTGACCAGTTCGCGGTCGCGCTCCTGCTACGGGTCCTGAACATCGGCGCTTCGACCTACTACGCGTGGGTCAAGCAGGCCGAGGCGCCCTGCGACCGCGACGTGGTCGACCTGGGCCTGATCTCCAACATTCACGAGATCTGGGAGACCTCCGGGCGCACCTACGGCGCGGACCGGGTCCACCGCCAGCTACGCCGCGACGGCATCTACGTGGGTCGCAAACGCGTCGAGCGGCTGATGACGCAGCAGGGCTGGCAGGGCGCGTTCCTGCGCCGCGGCTGGCGCGGCGGCTCCACGCGGCAGGACCCACGGCACACACCGGCGCCGGACCTTGTCGGGCGGCAGTTCACCGCCACCGGGCCGAACCGGCTCTGGGTCGCCGACGCCACCCGCATCCCCTGCGGCGAAGGCGTGTTCTGGCTCGCCGCGGTCCGCGACGTCTTCTCCCGCCGAATCGTCGGCTGGAAGACCTCCAACCGCTGCGACACCGACCTGATCCTCGCCGCCCTCGAATACGGCATCTGGTCGCGCGACGTCCGCGACGGCCAGTTGATCCACCACTCAGATCGCGGGTCGAACTACACATCGTTCCGGTTCGCGGAACGCTTACAGGACAACGGGATCCTGCCCTCGATGGGCTCCGTCGGCGACAGCTACGACAACGCCCTGATGGAGAATTTCTGGTCGACGCTGAAGATCGAACTCGTCTACCGCACGAGCTGGCGGACCCGCGACGAGGCCGAGAACGCGATCTTCGCCTACATCGACGGCTGGTACAACACCCGCCGCATCCAGAAGGAACTGGGCTACCTCAGCCCGAACGAGTACGAGACCGCCTGGCACACCCACCAGAGGCAACCAGCCGAACCACCTATCGCCACCCCTGCGCCAGCCGGCAGCAGGTAA
- a CDS encoding DUF397 domain-containing protein encodes MWRKSSRSGGEGNCVEVAAFAAAVGVRDSKDRPGPALSFGPAAWTRFVAATRVGRFDNRP; translated from the coding sequence GTGTGGCGCAAGTCGTCCCGGTCCGGCGGCGAGGGTAACTGCGTGGAGGTGGCGGCGTTCGCCGCCGCGGTCGGGGTGCGGGACAGCAAGGACCGGCCGGGGCCGGCGCTGAGCTTCGGCCCGGCGGCGTGGACGCGGTTCGTCGCCGCCACCCGGGTCGGCCGGTTCGACAACCGGCCCTGA
- a CDS encoding transposase, with product MRQPAAGNHRSSKAGEAHSVKFTVGWTITDADETAIAVLPADAWTSSLEPDGNATDQAQVAELTGLNQRVGNWIDGLRLIVRRTRPSTRHVRNLTDLEKRTGWRYAIVATNIRRIHGVAGSHQPQWLDVLHRSHAGVEDQVRTNKAMGLRNLPSKAWTVNRGWVLAANIAADLAACTRLLGLHDQPDLADAEPGTLRYRLLHLPAKLASHARRKILSIPDTWPWAEAFQLCWHRDCTNNG from the coding sequence CTGCGCCAGCCGGCAGCAGGTAACCACCGCTCCAGCAAAGCGGGGGAAGCTCACAGCGTGAAGTTCACTGTCGGCTGGACGATCACCGACGCCGACGAGACCGCGATCGCCGTGCTGCCCGCCGATGCCTGGACCAGCAGCCTCGAACCCGACGGTAATGCCACCGATCAGGCGCAGGTCGCCGAGCTGACCGGCCTCAACCAGCGGGTCGGCAACTGGATCGACGGGCTACGGCTGATCGTGCGGCGGACCAGACCGTCCACCCGACACGTCAGGAACCTAACCGACCTGGAGAAACGTACCGGCTGGCGGTACGCGATCGTCGCCACCAACATCCGCCGCATCCACGGCGTGGCCGGCTCTCACCAGCCGCAATGGCTCGACGTGCTGCACCGTTCGCACGCCGGAGTGGAAGATCAGGTGCGCACGAACAAGGCCATGGGCCTGCGAAACCTGCCCTCGAAGGCCTGGACCGTCAACCGCGGCTGGGTCCTAGCCGCGAACATCGCCGCCGATCTGGCCGCCTGCACCCGACTGCTCGGCCTGCACGACCAGCCCGACCTCGCCGACGCCGAACCCGGCACCCTGCGCTACCGGCTGCTGCACCTACCCGCCAAGCTGGCCAGCCACGCCCGCCGGAAGATCCTGTCCATCCCCGACACCTGGCCCTGGGCTGAGGCGTTCCAACTCTGCTGGCACCGGGACTGTACAAATAACGGCTGA
- a CDS encoding IS701 family transposase: MVGSWDAGLEELFFRFAHRFERVEPRRRAWAYVRGLLAPLERRNGWTLAEQAGHVSPDGLQGMLCSAAWDRDAVRDDVRDYVVDQIGDAAGVLIADETGFVKKGRASAGVQRQYSGTAGKTENCQIGTFLCYATPRGRALIDRELYLPKSWTGDRDRCRRSAIPDAVGFATKPQQAQAMLERAVTAGVPFSWFTADEAYGQNPGLRGWLEDRDIAYVMATRRDDRVPSGLHTTTGVDELIGRVRAGAWQRLSCGDGAHGPRRYDWARLPIRRTFAHGRRGWVLARRSITDPGDIAYYVCFGPRGTRLRDLVRVAGSRWSVEESFQTAKNEVGLDQYQVRRYDAWYAHITLAMAAAAFLVVTRALEAAKGAPPQTSAARSR; encoded by the coding sequence GTGGTCGGGTCGTGGGATGCCGGGTTGGAGGAGTTGTTCTTCCGGTTCGCGCATCGGTTTGAGCGGGTGGAGCCGCGGCGGCGGGCATGGGCGTATGTGCGGGGGCTACTGGCACCGTTGGAGCGGCGTAACGGCTGGACCCTCGCGGAGCAGGCTGGGCATGTGTCGCCGGACGGGTTGCAGGGCATGCTGTGCAGCGCGGCGTGGGACCGGGACGCGGTCCGCGATGACGTGCGCGATTACGTGGTGGACCAGATCGGCGATGCGGCCGGGGTGCTCATCGCTGACGAGACGGGGTTCGTCAAGAAGGGCCGTGCGTCGGCGGGGGTCCAACGGCAGTATTCGGGTACGGCGGGCAAGACCGAGAACTGCCAGATCGGCACGTTCCTGTGCTACGCCACGCCGCGGGGTCGGGCGTTGATCGATCGGGAGTTGTACCTGCCGAAGTCGTGGACCGGTGATCGGGACCGGTGCCGGCGCTCGGCGATCCCGGACGCCGTCGGGTTCGCGACCAAGCCGCAGCAGGCGCAGGCCATGCTGGAGCGGGCGGTCACCGCGGGGGTGCCGTTTTCGTGGTTCACGGCCGATGAGGCCTACGGGCAGAACCCTGGCCTGCGGGGCTGGTTGGAGGATCGGGACATCGCGTACGTGATGGCCACCCGACGCGACGATCGGGTGCCCTCCGGGCTGCACACCACCACCGGTGTCGACGAGCTGATCGGCAGGGTGCGTGCGGGCGCGTGGCAACGACTGTCGTGTGGTGACGGCGCGCACGGGCCGCGCCGCTACGACTGGGCTCGGCTGCCGATCCGCCGCACCTTTGCCCACGGCCGCCGCGGCTGGGTCCTGGCCCGACGCTCGATCACGGATCCCGGCGACATCGCCTACTACGTCTGCTTCGGCCCCCGCGGCACCCGACTACGCGACCTGGTGCGGGTCGCCGGTAGCCGTTGGTCGGTGGAGGAATCGTTCCAGACCGCGAAGAACGAGGTCGGCCTGGACCAGTACCAGGTCCGCCGCTACGACGCCTGGTACGCCCACATCACCCTCGCGATGGCCGCCGCCGCGTTCCTCGTCGTCACCCGCGCCCTCGAAGCCGCAAAGGGGGCACCACCGCAAACGAGCGCAGCCAGATCCCGCTGA
- a CDS encoding reverse transcriptase domain-containing protein: MKSALNGRGWCATCSPPDTWRTGDGAPRCPARRNSWRGTPQGGILSPLLANIALSTLDEHFNRQWKSFGDGNQRHRRRARGLATWRLVRYADDFVVLVKGQQHHAQALLDEIAQVIAPLGLRLAEDKTRVVHIDQGFDFLGHTIVRRTKRGSRKAYVFTFPSTKAMQAMRDRTRECTKNRSTLYRDLDEILLTLGRSLRGWANYFRHGSSSRCFQQIDYHAWKRIGGWIRRKHHPISWREIRHRFTHGGRYAHNGITFYGAASVKIKRYRYRGSKIPNPWTITATTTT, from the coding sequence ATCAAATCCGCTCTGAACGGACGAGGCTGGTGCGCAACATGCTCACCGCCGGATACCTGGAGGACTGGAGATGGGGCGCCACGCTGTCCGGCGCGCCGCAACTCGTGGCGGGGCACCCCGCAAGGCGGGATCTTGTCACCACTGCTGGCCAACATCGCCCTGTCCACGCTGGATGAACACTTCAACCGGCAGTGGAAATCCTTCGGCGACGGCAACCAGCGGCACCGGCGGCGGGCACGCGGGCTGGCCACCTGGCGGCTCGTGCGCTACGCCGACGACTTCGTCGTGCTCGTCAAAGGCCAACAACATCACGCCCAGGCGCTGCTCGATGAGATCGCCCAGGTCATCGCCCCACTCGGGCTACGCCTGGCCGAAGACAAGACCCGCGTGGTGCACATCGACCAGGGCTTCGACTTCCTCGGGCACACGATCGTGCGCCGCACCAAACGAGGAAGCCGCAAGGCCTACGTGTTCACCTTCCCGTCGACCAAGGCCATGCAGGCCATGCGGGACCGAACACGCGAGTGCACCAAGAACAGGTCAACCCTCTACCGCGACCTCGACGAGATCCTGCTGACCCTCGGCCGGTCGCTACGAGGCTGGGCGAACTACTTCCGCCACGGCTCCTCCAGCCGCTGCTTCCAGCAGATCGACTACCACGCCTGGAAGCGCATCGGCGGCTGGATACGCCGCAAGCACCACCCCATCTCCTGGCGGGAGATCCGCCACCGCTTCACCCACGGCGGACGATACGCCCACAACGGGATCACCTTCTACGGCGCCGCCAGCGTCAAGATCAAACGCTACCGCTACCGCGGCAGCAAGATCCCCAACCCCTGGACCATCACAGCAACAACCACAACGTGA
- a CDS encoding IS256 family transposase, which yields MLVDRARGDGLKLTGEGGLLQQLTKRVLESALDGEITDHVGYDKHDPAGRGSGNTRNGSRTKTVLTDVGPVEVRVPRDAAGTFEPQIVRKRQRRLTGVDDMVLSLSAKGLTHGEIAAHLAEVYGAEVSKQTISTITDKVMDGMAEWQNRPLDRVYPVVFIDAINVKIRDGQVANRPIYLAMAVTVDGHRDILGIWAGDGGEGAKYWLHVLTELKNRGVADVLMLVCDGLKGLPETVETVWPRTIVQTCVVHLLRNSFRYAARQDWDKIAKALRPVYTAATEDAATERFLEFAEAWGRKYPAIVKLWENAWAEFVPFLAFDVEIRKVICSTNAIESVNARIRRAVRARGHFPNEQAALKCVYMALMSLDPTGAGRRRWTMRWKAPLNAFQIAFEGRLTPANN from the coding sequence ATGCTGGTCGATCGGGCTCGTGGTGACGGGTTGAAGCTGACCGGCGAGGGTGGGCTGCTGCAGCAGCTGACGAAGCGGGTCCTCGAGTCGGCGTTGGATGGGGAGATCACCGACCACGTCGGCTACGACAAGCACGACCCGGCGGGTCGGGGTAGCGGGAACACCCGTAACGGCAGCCGGACCAAGACGGTGCTCACCGACGTCGGGCCGGTCGAGGTGCGGGTCCCACGCGACGCCGCCGGGACGTTCGAGCCGCAGATCGTGCGTAAGCGGCAGCGGCGTCTGACCGGCGTCGACGACATGGTCCTGTCGCTGTCGGCCAAGGGCCTGACCCACGGCGAGATCGCCGCGCACCTGGCTGAGGTCTACGGCGCTGAGGTGTCGAAGCAGACCATCTCCACGATCACCGACAAGGTCATGGACGGCATGGCCGAGTGGCAGAACCGGCCCCTGGACCGGGTCTACCCGGTCGTGTTCATCGACGCCATCAACGTCAAGATCAGGGACGGTCAGGTCGCGAACCGGCCGATCTACCTCGCGATGGCGGTCACCGTCGACGGCCACCGCGACATCCTCGGTATCTGGGCCGGTGACGGCGGCGAGGGCGCCAAGTACTGGCTGCACGTGCTCACCGAGTTGAAGAACCGCGGCGTGGCCGACGTGCTGATGCTGGTCTGTGACGGGCTCAAGGGACTGCCGGAGACGGTGGAGACGGTGTGGCCGCGCACGATCGTGCAGACGTGTGTGGTGCACCTGCTGCGCAACTCGTTCCGCTACGCCGCCCGGCAGGACTGGGACAAGATCGCCAAAGCGCTGCGGCCGGTCTACACCGCGGCGACCGAGGACGCCGCCACCGAGCGGTTCCTCGAGTTCGCCGAGGCGTGGGGCCGTAAGTATCCGGCGATCGTGAAGCTGTGGGAGAACGCGTGGGCGGAGTTCGTGCCGTTCCTCGCCTTCGACGTGGAGATCCGCAAGGTCATCTGCTCCACGAACGCGATCGAGTCCGTCAACGCCCGTATCCGCAGGGCCGTGCGAGCTCGTGGCCACTTCCCGAACGAGCAGGCCGCACTCAAGTGCGTCTACATGGCCTTGATGAGCCTCGACCCGACCGGAGCCGGCCGCCGACGCTGGACCATGCGCTGGAAAGCACCACTGAACGCCTTCCAGATCGCCTTCGAAGGCCGGCTCACCCCGGCCAACAACTGA
- a CDS encoding transposase, protein MSKSSGWDQRLQVAAGGKGLVGHAGAVLLRRCADRTGLAWALNAVLPRGAGPGWWDRGTVLICLATAIVLGATSMSDIGLLAHQALVFAEPPSEATVRRALAGLDETALRRIAKARAKARARVWELLERRPQGFPWLLVAGKLLTGWVVIDLDATLITAHSDKQGAAATFKKGFGFHPLGAWCANTSESLAMLLRPGNAGSNTVVDHIRVLGEAVAQLPVRYRRKILVRVDGAGATHDLVTHLEQMNRLWRSEPPPLSWSFLTMV, encoded by the coding sequence GTGAGTAAGAGTAGCGGGTGGGATCAGCGGCTGCAGGTCGCGGCGGGTGGGAAGGGTTTGGTCGGGCATGCCGGCGCGGTTTTGCTGCGGCGGTGCGCGGACCGGACCGGGCTGGCCTGGGCGTTGAACGCGGTGCTGCCTCGCGGTGCGGGGCCGGGGTGGTGGGACCGGGGCACGGTCTTGATCTGCCTGGCGACCGCGATCGTGCTCGGCGCGACCAGCATGTCCGACATCGGGCTGCTCGCCCATCAGGCGCTGGTGTTCGCCGAGCCACCGTCGGAAGCGACCGTGCGCCGTGCTCTGGCCGGCCTCGACGAGACCGCCCTGCGCCGGATCGCCAAGGCGCGGGCGAAGGCCCGCGCCCGGGTCTGGGAGCTTCTCGAGCGCCGGCCGCAGGGGTTTCCGTGGCTGCTGGTGGCGGGCAAGCTGCTGACCGGGTGGGTGGTCATCGATCTGGACGCCACCCTGATCACCGCTCACTCCGACAAGCAGGGCGCGGCGGCCACGTTCAAGAAAGGCTTCGGGTTCCACCCCCTCGGGGCGTGGTGCGCGAACACCAGCGAGAGCCTGGCCATGCTGCTGCGGCCGGGCAACGCCGGCTCGAACACCGTGGTTGATCACATCCGGGTGTTGGGTGAGGCGGTCGCCCAACTGCCGGTCAGATACCGGCGCAAGATCCTGGTGCGGGTCGACGGGGCCGGCGCCACCCACGACCTGGTGACCCACCTGGAGCAGATGAACCGGCTGTGGCGCAGTGAGCCACCCCCGCTTTCATGGAGTTTCTTGACCATGGTCTGA
- a CDS encoding transposase produces MAVGEEVSVAAPKKYPDELRQRAVRLYRESDPKPVIRRLAEQLGVHHEALRNWIRQAEADTGERHDRPTSEMVEENRRLRREVTELRRANEILKAASAYFAAELDPTRRRS; encoded by the coding sequence ATGGCCGTGGGGGAGGAAGTATCCGTGGCAGCACCGAAGAAGTACCCCGATGAGCTCCGTCAGCGCGCTGTGCGCTTGTACCGCGAATCGGACCCGAAGCCGGTGATCCGGCGCTTGGCCGAGCAGCTCGGCGTGCATCACGAGGCGCTCAGGAACTGGATCCGTCAGGCCGAGGCTGACACGGGTGAGCGTCACGACCGGCCGACCAGCGAGATGGTCGAGGAGAACCGCCGGCTGCGCAGGGAGGTCACCGAGCTGCGGCGGGCCAACGAGATCCTGAAAGCGGCGAGCGCGTATTTCGCGGCGGAGCTCGACCCGACCCGGCGACGGTCATGA